The segment AGGGGTCACCTGGCATGCGGCGTTCGGCGACCCGGTTCGGCGGGGGCAACCGCTGCTGACCCTGCACACTGACGACGAGACTCGGATCCCGGCTGCCCTGGCCGCACTCGACGGCGCCGTCGGCATCGAGAGCGCCGTCGGACGGCCCGGGTCGCGTGTGCTCGCTCGGGTGGGGCCGAGCAGAGCTTGAGGACCGGGCTCAGGTGCGTTACGAGCGCTGGAACGCCTGGGGCAGTGGTCGACCGTCGGTGGCGAGGACCTTCCGCAGGCGCGTCGGGTAGTCGGTGATGATCCCGTCGACTCCCGCGGCCAGCTGGGCGCGCATGTCACCGACCTCGTTGACGGTCCACGGCACCACCCGCAGTCCCGCGGCGTGCGCGCGGGAGATGAGCGTTGCGTCGGACATGGCGAACGCGGGCGACAGGATGTCGAATCCCGCGCTCTTCGCGGCGGCGACCACGTCGCCGTCGAACTGCTCGTAGGAGACCGGTCCGAGCCACTGCGACCGCGGCTTCCACGTGGTCTCGTCGTAGAGCGCCACCAGCGGAATGCCCGGTGCCTGCGCCCGCACCAGCGGCAGGCTGCGCCAGTCGAAGCTCTGGATCTCGACGCGCTGAGTGAGGCCCGCGCGGCGGACCTCGCGCAGGATGGTGTCGACGAACTGCTGGGGCGACGCGCTTCGGGACCGCTTCTCGGCCTCGATCTTGGTCTCGATGTTGAACCGCACCGTGTTGCCGGGATAGTCGGCGGCCAACCCGAAGACCTGGGGGAGGGTGGCGATCCGGTTGCCGATCACCGGCTTCGCGTTGGGGAAGTCCTTCAGCGGAACATCGCAGGCCAGTGTCTGGATCTGCTTGTAGGTCAGATCGTGGACGTCCTTGCCGACGTACGGGAACTGCTTGTCGCCCAGCGACGCAGGCAGCGTGTCGCGGCACTTCTCCGCCTGAATCTCCGGATCGTGCCACACCAGCGGCACACCGTCGCGCGTCAGGACGACGTCGAGTTCCAGCGTGGTGACGCCGAGTTCGATCGATCGTGCGAATCCGTACAGCGACTCCTCCGTGTGCTCACCGCGTCCGCCGCGGTGCGACTGGAGATCGATGGCGGGCTTGCCTGCCTTCGGGGAGTTCGGTGCAGCGTCCACGGTTCCGATGATGCCGGGTGCGGCGACGGCGCCGACGGCCATCGCGGCGACCGCGGCCGACACGAGGAGACGGGAGAAACGGGTACTCATGCCGCGCAGCGTAAGTCTGCCGGATGGACGTGCGGTGACGTGGAGGTGGCCGCGACGGGAACGCTCGGACCGGACCGCTCAGACCGGGGCTGCGGGGTGGGTTTCGGCGGCGACCGGATGCCCCATCAACGACCGGAAGCAGTACAGCGTCAGCAGTCCGGCCAGCGGCGCGGTCACCACCGCGCCGTAGACGAACAGCAGCAGCCCGACGATCACGAGGAGCAGAGACGTCAGATAGACGGCGACCGTCGCTCGGACGTCGGCGGCGGTCAGTCGGAGTCCCGACGCCACCGCGGTACCGACGGGGGCGTGCGCGTCGGCGGCGAAGTACGCGATCCAGGCGATCGGCAGCCCGATCACGATCGTCACGGCGCCGGCGATCCACGGCAGGTGCAGTCCGTACGTGAACGCCGTCTGCACGAGCGCCGCGACGAGTCCGACGAGGAGGTGGATCGCGGCGATCGACTTCACGGCGCGGAAGTGGAAGAAGTCGCCGACCCGTGCCTGATGGCCGTCGGCGATCGTGACCAGTCCGTTCAGCCAGCAGGAGGCCGGGACGGCGGCGATCAGCAGCAGCATCATCGCCATCACCATGACGATGGCGAACTGCCCACCGGGGCTCTCGTGAGCCGCACTGATGGCGATGATGTAGGTCAGGACGATGACCGTGTAGAAGGTGATGAATGCTGCGGTCAGAATCGCGATCCACGCGATGGCGGCACCGACGACGACGCCGGCGTTCGGGGTGAATCTCGCCCACGCCCACCGCAGACCCGCACCGATCGACGGTGGGTTCGGCGGCACCGCGGTGGGAGGCCCGTACCCGGGGTCGCCCGGCTGAGGCGCGGGTCCGGAGGTCGGTGCGACACCGTGCTCCCCGGCGGGCTGCGGCGGTCGCTCAGCTGACTCGGTCATGGCGGCCATCTTGCCCGAGCCGTCGCCGATCCGCGGTGAGCGCACCGGCCGGGCGGCGTGGAATCAGTCGATCAGCAGACGGCCCCGAATCGCGTTACCTTCGGGGCATGATCAGCATCGAGCAGTGCCGACTGGCCCCCAAGGTCCTTCTCCACGACCACCTCGACGGCGGGCTGCGGCCGTTGACGATCCTCGATCTGGCCCGCGAGATCGGATACGACCGGCTGCCCGCGGACACGTCCGACGAACTCGGCGTCTGGTTCGCGACCGCCGCCGACAGCGGCTCGCTGGAACGCTACCTGGAGACCTTCGCGCACACCGTCGCGGTGATGCAGACCGCGTCCGCACTGGAACGCGTGGCGCGCGAGGCGGTGGAGGACCTGTGGGCCGACGGGGTCGCCTACGCCGAGATCCGCTTCGCTCCCGAACTGCACCTGGAGCGGGGCCTGTCGTTGGAGGAGGTCGTCGAAGCGGTGCTGCGCGGCTTCGCGG is part of the Gordonia phthalatica genome and harbors:
- a CDS encoding glycerophosphodiester phosphodiesterase → MSTRFSRLLVSAAVAAMAVGAVAAPGIIGTVDAAPNSPKAGKPAIDLQSHRGGRGEHTEESLYGFARSIELGVTTLELDVVLTRDGVPLVWHDPEIQAEKCRDTLPASLGDKQFPYVGKDVHDLTYKQIQTLACDVPLKDFPNAKPVIGNRIATLPQVFGLAADYPGNTVRFNIETKIEAEKRSRSASPQQFVDTILREVRRAGLTQRVEIQSFDWRSLPLVRAQAPGIPLVALYDETTWKPRSQWLGPVSYEQFDGDVVAAAKSAGFDILSPAFAMSDATLISRAHAAGLRVVPWTVNEVGDMRAQLAAGVDGIITDYPTRLRKVLATDGRPLPQAFQRS